In Candidatus Zymogenaceae bacterium, the genomic window TCTTCGTCACGTCCGGCGATGTGGTTGTGGTCAAACCGAACATCGGCTGGAACAGTACGCCTGAGCTGGGCGGCAACACCCACCCTGACGTGGTCAGGACCCTGGTGGAGCTGTGCCTGGACGCCGGCGCGTCCAAGGTAAAGGTCTTCGACCGCACCTGCCACGACGCCCGTAAGACCTACGATTCCAGCGGCATACAGGCCGCCGTCGAGGGACTGGGCGACTCCCGGGCGACCATCAGCTTCATCGACGACCGAAAGTTCGTCAGCATGCCCATCCCCATGGGCACGGCGCTGACCGAGTGGGAATTCTACAAAGACGTCCTCGATGCGGACCGCCTCATCAACGTCCCTGTGGCCAAGAACCACGGCAGCACCACCCTGACCCTCTCGATGAAAAACCTCATGGGTGTCATCGGGGGAAACCGGGGTCAGATACACTGGAATATCGACCAGAAGCTGGCGGATATCTCGAGCCTCATCAAACCGAACCTGATCGTGCTCGACGCCACCCGGGTGATGCTCAAGGGCGGCCCCAGCGGCGGCGATATCAAAAACGTCTCGGTACAAAATCATGTGGTCGCGGGCACGGACCCGGTGGCCGTTGACTCATACGGCGCCACCCTCTTCGGGATGAAGGGGACGGATATCGGCCACATCAGGGCCGCCCATGACATGGGCCTGGGGGAAATCGATCTTGCAAAGATCACCGTAAAGGGCACGTAGGGGCACGGAGGAGTATCGCCGTGGCGGTCGGGCGACACACAACATCCATCCCCAGGAGAATCACCCAGAGCGTCATCCTGTGCGCGTTTCTGGTCCTCTTCATCACCACCACCTACCGGGGCGGCACGGAGATTCACTACCCCATCAACCTCTTCTTTCAGGCGGACCCCCTGGCGGCGGCGGGAACGATGCTCGCCTCCCGGACACTCAACGCCTTCTTCCTCCCTGTGCTCCTGGTATTGTTGGCGACGTTGCTCTTGGGACGGTTCTTCTGCGGCTGGTTCTGCCCCATGGGGGCGCTGTTGGATACATTCCGCCCGCTCATGAAGCCGGTGGATGTGAAAAAAGTCCCCTCCCGGAACCTGAAATATTACCTGCTCTTCCTGCTGCTTGTTACGGCGGCCTTTTCGATCAATCTCGTCGGCATATTCGACCCCATCAGCATCCTCATCCGCTCCCTGACGCTTTCCGTCTATCCGCTTCTTTCGGCTGCGGCCTTCGCCGTCTTCGACCAGCTCTATTACTGGGACATCCCGGGCGTCACCGCCGCGTCAGAGGCGGTCTACGGCGTCCTCCGAGAGACGGTTCTCCCCTTCCGGCAGGGCTTCTTTCTGCTTTCGACGACAAGCCTCGTACTCTTTGGTGCGATCCTCTTCGCGGAGAAGATCCGCCCCCGCTTCTGGTGCAGGTATCTCTGCCCCCTGGGGGCGCTCTTGTCTCTGTTCGCGGGGGTGTCGCTTTTGAGGCGACGGCCGACGGGATTGTGCCCCGACTGCGCCGAATGCAATGACGTGTGCGAGACAGGCGCCTTCGACGACGACGGGAATTTTCTGAAGGGGGAGTGCATCCTGACCATGAGCTGTGTCCGCTCCTGCGAAAAGAAGCGGGCCGCCTATACCGTCGGGTTCCCGCCCAGGGCATCGGCCCCCTCCCTTGTCCGCCGCCACGTCGTCACCTCCCTCGTCGCGGGGCTGGCCCTCTCACCGCTCCTTTTGATTCACCCGAAGCGGAAGCTGAAGGAAAGCCTCGGTATAGACGCCGTCATCCGTCCCCCCGGCGCCCGGGAGGAGCCTCTGTTTCTCTCCCGCTGCGTCAAGTGCGGCGAGTGCATGATGGTCTGTCCCACCGGGGGTCTGCAGCCGGACCTCGTCCGGGGGGGGCTGGAGGGGATGTACTCGCCCATCCTCGTGCCCCGCATCGGCTACTGCGAGTATCACTGCACCCTCTGCGGCCAGGTCTGTCCCACCGGGGCCATCGAGAAGCTCTCCGTGGCCGAAAAGCTCGAAACCGTCATCGGCATGGCGTATATCGACACCAACCGCTGCCTCCCGTACGCCCACGGCATCAATTGCATGGTCTGTGAGGAGCACTGCCCCACCGCCGACAAGGCGATAAAATTCAGAGAGCCGATCGGCGAAACCTCCGCAGACGGCTCGCAGCTCAAACAGCCCTACGTGATAAACAATTTGTGCGTGGGGTGCGGCATCTGCGAGAACAAGTGCCCGGTGGGGGGATCGGGGGCCATCATCGTGACGTCGGAAAAGGCGAAATACTAAGCCCGGATTATGCGGCGGAA contains:
- a CDS encoding DUF362 domain-containing protein, with translation MGADATKKGQKGPDICLHGRLTRRDFVACGAVLSAATLAGGLVALPRRAHAAVPFLSTATGTNYKNIVIDAVDGLGGMKIFVTSGDVVVVKPNIGWNSTPELGGNTHPDVVRTLVELCLDAGASKVKVFDRTCHDARKTYDSSGIQAAVEGLGDSRATISFIDDRKFVSMPIPMGTALTEWEFYKDVLDADRLINVPVAKNHGSTTLTLSMKNLMGVIGGNRGQIHWNIDQKLADISSLIKPNLIVLDATRVMLKGGPSGGDIKNVSVQNHVVAGTDPVAVDSYGATLFGMKGTDIGHIRAAHDMGLGEIDLAKITVKGT
- a CDS encoding 4Fe-4S binding protein, encoding MAVGRHTTSIPRRITQSVILCAFLVLFITTTYRGGTEIHYPINLFFQADPLAAAGTMLASRTLNAFFLPVLLVLLATLLLGRFFCGWFCPMGALLDTFRPLMKPVDVKKVPSRNLKYYLLFLLLVTAAFSINLVGIFDPISILIRSLTLSVYPLLSAAAFAVFDQLYYWDIPGVTAASEAVYGVLRETVLPFRQGFFLLSTTSLVLFGAILFAEKIRPRFWCRYLCPLGALLSLFAGVSLLRRRPTGLCPDCAECNDVCETGAFDDDGNFLKGECILTMSCVRSCEKKRAAYTVGFPPRASAPSLVRRHVVTSLVAGLALSPLLLIHPKRKLKESLGIDAVIRPPGAREEPLFLSRCVKCGECMMVCPTGGLQPDLVRGGLEGMYSPILVPRIGYCEYHCTLCGQVCPTGAIEKLSVAEKLETVIGMAYIDTNRCLPYAHGINCMVCEEHCPTADKAIKFREPIGETSADGSQLKQPYVINNLCVGCGICENKCPVGGSGAIIVTSEKAKY